A single genomic interval of Streptomyces showdoensis harbors:
- the hflX gene encoding GTPase HflX: MTSSSSPSQDKQSFAETNRTESLRADALMEEDVAWSHEIDGERDGDQFDRSERAALRRVAGLSTELEDVTEVEYRQLRLERVVLVGVWTSGTVQDAENSLAELAALAETAGALVLDGVIQRRDKPDPATFIGSGKARELRDIVLETGADTVVCDGELSPGQLIALEDVVKVKVVDRTALILDIFAQHAKSREGKAQVALAQMQYMLPRLRGWGQSLSRQMGGGGGGGMATRGPGETKIETDRRRIREKMAKMRREIAEMKTGRDIKRQERRRNKIPSVAIAGYTNAGKSSLLNRLTGAGVLVENALFATLDPTVRRAETPTGRVYTLADTVGFVRHLPHHLVEAFRSTMEEVGDSDLILHVVDGSHPAPEEQLAAVREVFRDVGAVNVPEIVVINKADAADPLVLQRLLRVEKHSIAVSARSGEGMEQLLALLESELPRPQVEIEVLVPYTEGGLVSRVHAEGEVLSEEHTPEGTLLKARVHEELAALLAPYVPAAH, encoded by the coding sequence ATGACCTCCTCTTCATCCCCTTCCCAGGACAAGCAGAGCTTCGCGGAGACGAACCGCACCGAGAGCCTTCGGGCCGATGCCCTGATGGAAGAGGACGTCGCCTGGAGCCACGAGATCGACGGGGAGCGGGACGGCGACCAGTTCGACCGCTCCGAGCGCGCGGCCCTGCGCCGTGTCGCCGGCCTCTCCACCGAGCTCGAGGACGTCACCGAGGTCGAGTACCGCCAGCTGCGCCTCGAGCGCGTCGTGCTGGTCGGTGTGTGGACCTCGGGGACGGTGCAGGACGCGGAGAACTCCCTCGCGGAGCTCGCGGCCCTCGCCGAGACGGCGGGTGCCCTCGTGCTCGACGGCGTCATCCAGCGCCGCGACAAGCCGGACCCGGCCACCTTCATCGGCTCGGGCAAGGCACGCGAACTCCGGGACATCGTGCTGGAGACCGGCGCCGACACCGTCGTCTGCGACGGCGAGCTCAGCCCCGGCCAGCTCATCGCCCTCGAAGACGTCGTCAAGGTGAAGGTGGTCGACCGGACCGCCCTCATCCTCGACATCTTCGCCCAGCACGCCAAGTCCCGTGAGGGCAAGGCGCAGGTCGCGCTCGCGCAGATGCAGTACATGCTGCCGCGGCTGCGCGGCTGGGGTCAGTCGCTCTCCCGGCAGATGGGTGGCGGCGGCGGTGGCGGCATGGCCACCCGTGGTCCCGGTGAGACCAAGATCGAGACCGACCGGCGTCGGATCCGCGAGAAGATGGCGAAGATGCGCCGGGAGATCGCGGAGATGAAGACCGGCCGCGACATCAAGCGGCAGGAGCGCCGCCGGAACAAGATCCCGTCGGTCGCCATCGCCGGCTACACCAACGCCGGCAAGTCCTCGCTGCTCAACCGCCTCACGGGCGCGGGCGTGCTGGTGGAGAACGCGCTGTTCGCCACCCTCGACCCGACCGTCCGCCGGGCCGAGACGCCCACCGGCCGGGTCTACACCCTGGCCGACACGGTCGGCTTCGTCCGGCACCTGCCCCACCACCTGGTCGAGGCCTTCCGCTCCACCATGGAGGAGGTCGGCGACTCCGACCTCATCCTGCACGTGGTGGACGGCTCGCACCCGGCCCCGGAGGAGCAGCTGGCGGCCGTGCGCGAGGTGTTCCGCGACGTCGGCGCGGTGAACGTGCCGGAGATCGTCGTCATCAACAAGGCGGACGCGGCCGACCCGCTGGTGCTCCAGCGGCTGCTGCGGGTGGAGAAGCACTCCATCGCGGTCTCGGCCCGCTCGGGCGAGGGCATGGAGCAGCTGCTCGCCCTCCTCGAGTCGGAGTTGCCGCGGCCTCAGGTCGAGATCGAGGTCCTGGTGCCGTACACCGAGGGCGGTCTCGTCTCGCGGGTGCACGCCGAGGGCGAGGTCCTCTCCGAGGAGCACACCCCGGAGGGCACCCTGCTCAAGGCGCGCGTGCACGAGGAACTGGCGGCGCTCCTCGCGCCGTACGTCCCGGCCGCGCACTGA
- a CDS encoding M1 family metallopeptidase, giving the protein MPLPSRTPRPPSPRARARARVLRSAVLVALSAGLVAAALPPAAPLGIGDPLFPQLGNPGYDVLSYDISLTYPGRNTAPLAAVTRIQALATGDLDRINLDFTHGTVSAVTVEGEPAAYESSGEDLVITPARPVDRGEAVEIAVTHTSDPRGPADSGGWVRTGDGLAMANQADAAHRVFPSNDHPSDKAFFTFRITAPNALTAVANGLPESRVRKGATATWTYRTAHPMATELAQVSIGESTVVHRQGPHGLKLRDVVRTADRELLEPWLRRTPGHLEWLEKRLGGYPFETYGVLVADADTGFELETQTLSLFERGLFTEPGLPDWYVDSIMVHELSHQWFGDSVSPRTWSDLWLNEGHATWYEALYAEEKGGPTLERRMKAAYGASDQWRADGGPPAAPKPPEPGEKISLFRPVVYDGAALALYALRHEIGTEAFQRLERTWVSEHQDGTPGTKDFIALAEWISGRDLTRFFADWLYAAKTPPMPGHPDWHSRAPRP; this is encoded by the coding sequence ATGCCGCTCCCCTCCCGCACGCCCCGCCCCCCGTCGCCCCGCGCGCGTGCCCGCGCGCGCGTGCTGCGCTCCGCCGTCCTCGTCGCCCTCTCCGCCGGACTCGTCGCCGCCGCCCTGCCGCCGGCCGCGCCGCTCGGCATCGGGGACCCGCTCTTCCCGCAGCTGGGCAACCCCGGCTACGACGTCCTCTCGTACGACATCTCCCTCACCTACCCCGGCCGCAACACCGCGCCGCTGGCGGCCGTCACCCGGATCCAGGCGCTGGCCACCGGCGACCTGGACCGGATCAACCTCGACTTCACCCACGGCACCGTCTCCGCCGTCACCGTCGAGGGCGAACCCGCCGCCTACGAGAGCAGCGGCGAGGACCTGGTGATCACCCCCGCCCGCCCGGTCGACCGCGGCGAGGCCGTCGAGATCGCCGTCACCCACACCAGCGACCCCCGCGGGCCCGCCGACAGCGGCGGCTGGGTCCGCACCGGCGACGGCCTCGCCATGGCCAACCAGGCCGACGCCGCCCACCGGGTCTTCCCCTCCAACGACCACCCCTCCGACAAGGCCTTCTTCACCTTCCGGATCACCGCCCCCAACGCCCTCACCGCCGTCGCCAACGGCCTGCCCGAGAGCCGCGTCCGCAAGGGCGCGACCGCCACCTGGACGTACCGCACCGCCCACCCCATGGCCACCGAGCTCGCCCAGGTCTCCATCGGCGAATCGACCGTCGTGCACCGGCAGGGCCCGCACGGCCTCAAGCTCCGGGACGTCGTGCGCACCGCCGACCGCGAGCTCCTGGAGCCCTGGCTGCGCCGCACCCCCGGCCACCTCGAATGGCTGGAGAAGCGGCTCGGCGGGTACCCCTTCGAGACCTACGGGGTGCTCGTCGCCGACGCCGACACCGGCTTCGAGCTGGAGACCCAGACCCTCTCCCTCTTCGAGCGCGGCCTGTTCACCGAGCCGGGCCTGCCCGACTGGTACGTCGACTCGATCATGGTCCACGAGCTCTCCCACCAGTGGTTCGGCGACAGCGTCTCGCCCCGCACCTGGTCCGACCTGTGGCTCAACGAGGGTCACGCCACCTGGTACGAGGCGCTGTACGCCGAGGAGAAGGGCGGGCCCACCCTGGAGCGGCGCATGAAGGCCGCCTACGGGGCCTCCGACCAGTGGCGCGCGGACGGCGGCCCGCCGGCCGCGCCCAAGCCGCCGGAGCCGGGGGAGAAGATCAGCCTCTTCCGCCCCGTCGTCTACGACGGGGCCGCCCTGGCGCTGTACGCGCTGCGCCACGAGATCGGCACCGAGGCCTTCCAGCGCCTGGAGCGCACCTGGGTGAGCGAGCACCAGGACGGCACGCCGGGCACCAAGGACTTCATCGCGCTCGCCGAGTGGATCTCCGGCCGCGACCTGACCCGGTTCTTCGCCGACTGGCTCTACGCGGCGAAGACCCCGCCCATGCCGGGCCACCCCGACTGGCACAGCCGCGCGCCACGGCCGTGA
- a CDS encoding RelA/SpoT family protein has product MSAEATNPVSEAGATGPDAPGRRRGRPRIDLRRLGRAALLGATAGPAARDRLPDAIGHVAEAHRAHHPEADLAVLRRAYVLAESSHRGQFRKSGEPYITHPLAVTLILAELGAETTTLTAALLHDTVEDTEVTLDQVRHEFGDEVAYLVDGVTKLEKVDYGAAAEPETFRKMLVATGNDVRVMSIKLADRLHNMRTLGVMRPEKQARIAKVTRDVLIPLAERLGVQALKTELEDLVFAILHPEEYEATRALIAGNTGAGDALAAIAEQVSGLLREAGVGAEVLVRPRHFVSVHRVRLKRGDLRGSDFGRLLVLVAEDADCYAVLGELHTCFTPVVSEFKDFIAAPKFNLYQSLHTAVAAPDGAVAEVLIRTHQMHKVAEAGVVALGNPYSGPDTAADQPPGDDGERADPTRPGWLSRLLDWQQAAPDPDTFWTSLRADLAQDQEITVFRTDGGTPGTISLPAGATCVDAAYAQHGEAAHSCLGARVNGRLAPLSTVLQDGDTVQPLLAQDTASGPSPQWLDHARTPAARIAITGWLRTHPEAAKIPAAAPRPAVGVTADRRSGTRLRAELPGTETPAVRPAGCCTPVPPDEITGFVVRGGAVTVHRTACASADAMRRLGRAPVTVHWGDTAACRVTLVAESFGRPRLLADLTEAIATEGAAVVAATVEPPSEQRVRHTYTLQLPDAAGLPALMRAMRDVPGVYDVSRARHPASPQP; this is encoded by the coding sequence ACCTGGCCGTGCTGCGCCGGGCCTACGTCCTCGCCGAGTCCTCGCACCGCGGCCAGTTCCGCAAGAGCGGCGAGCCCTACATCACCCATCCGCTCGCGGTCACCCTGATCCTCGCCGAACTCGGCGCCGAGACCACCACCCTGACCGCCGCCCTGCTCCACGACACCGTCGAGGACACCGAGGTGACGCTCGACCAGGTGCGCCACGAGTTCGGCGACGAGGTCGCGTACCTCGTGGACGGCGTCACCAAGCTGGAGAAGGTCGACTACGGCGCGGCGGCCGAGCCCGAGACCTTCCGCAAGATGCTCGTCGCCACCGGCAACGACGTCCGGGTCATGTCGATCAAGCTGGCCGACCGCCTGCACAACATGCGCACGCTGGGCGTGATGCGCCCCGAGAAACAGGCCCGCATCGCCAAGGTCACCCGCGACGTCCTCATCCCGCTCGCCGAGCGCCTCGGCGTCCAGGCGCTCAAGACCGAACTGGAGGACCTGGTCTTCGCCATCCTCCACCCCGAGGAGTACGAGGCCACCCGGGCCCTCATCGCCGGGAACACCGGCGCGGGCGACGCGCTCGCCGCCATCGCCGAACAGGTCTCCGGCCTGCTGCGCGAGGCCGGGGTCGGCGCCGAAGTCCTCGTCCGGCCACGGCACTTCGTCTCCGTCCACCGGGTCCGCCTCAAGCGCGGCGACCTGCGCGGCAGCGACTTCGGCCGGCTCCTCGTCCTGGTCGCCGAGGACGCCGACTGCTACGCGGTCCTCGGCGAGCTGCACACCTGCTTCACCCCGGTGGTCTCCGAGTTCAAGGACTTCATCGCCGCCCCCAAGTTCAACCTCTACCAGTCGCTCCACACCGCCGTCGCCGCCCCCGACGGCGCCGTCGCCGAGGTGCTCATCCGCACCCACCAGATGCACAAGGTCGCCGAGGCCGGCGTGGTCGCCCTCGGCAACCCGTACAGCGGCCCGGACACCGCCGCCGACCAGCCCCCCGGCGACGACGGCGAGCGCGCCGACCCCACCCGGCCCGGCTGGCTCTCCCGGCTCCTCGACTGGCAGCAGGCCGCCCCCGACCCCGACACCTTCTGGACCTCGCTGCGCGCCGACCTCGCCCAGGACCAGGAGATCACCGTCTTCCGCACCGACGGCGGCACCCCCGGCACGATCAGCCTGCCCGCCGGCGCCACCTGCGTCGACGCCGCCTACGCCCAGCACGGCGAAGCCGCCCACAGCTGTCTCGGGGCGCGGGTCAACGGCCGGCTCGCGCCCCTGAGCACCGTCCTCCAGGACGGCGACACCGTCCAGCCGCTGCTCGCCCAGGACACCGCTTCCGGGCCCTCGCCGCAGTGGCTGGACCACGCCCGCACCCCCGCCGCCCGGATCGCCATCACCGGCTGGCTCCGGACCCACCCGGAGGCCGCCAAGATCCCCGCCGCGGCCCCCCGCCCCGCCGTGGGCGTCACCGCCGACCGGCGCTCCGGCACCCGGCTGCGCGCCGAGCTGCCCGGCACCGAGACCCCCGCCGTGCGCCCCGCTGGCTGCTGCACCCCCGTACCCCCCGACGAGATCACCGGCTTCGTCGTGCGCGGCGGCGCCGTCACCGTGCACCGCACCGCCTGCGCCTCCGCCGACGCCATGCGGCGGCTCGGGCGCGCGCCCGTCACCGTCCACTGGGGCGACACCGCCGCCTGCCGCGTCACCCTGGTCGCCGAGTCCTTCGGCCGGCCCCGGCTGCTCGCCGACCTCACCGAGGCCATCGCCACCGAGGGCGCCGCCGTCGTCGCCGCCACCGTCGAGCCCCCCAGCGAACAGCGGGTCCGCCACACGTACACCCTCCAACTCCCCGATGCCGCCGGGCTGCCCGCCCTCATGCGCGCCATGCGGGACGTGCCCGGGGTGTACGACGTGAGCCGCGCCCGGCACCCCGCGTCACCACAGCCCTGA